A stretch of Equus caballus isolate H_3958 breed thoroughbred chromosome 11, TB-T2T, whole genome shotgun sequence DNA encodes these proteins:
- the MYH2 gene encoding myosin-2 (The RefSeq protein has 1 non-frameshifting indel compared to this genomic sequence) has translation MSSDQEMAIFGEAAPYLRKSEKERIEAQNRPFDAKTSVFVAEPKESFVKGTIQSREGGKVTVKTDAGATLTVKEDQVFPMNPPKYDKIEDMAMMTHLHEPAVLYNLKERYAAWMIYTYSGLFCVTVNPYKWLPVYNPEVVTAYRGKKRQEAPPHIFSISDNAYQFMLTDRENQSILITGESGAGKTVNTKRVIQYFATIAVTGEKKKEEPTSGKMQGTLEDQIISANPLLEAFGNAKTVRNDNSSRFGKFIRIHFGTTGKLASADIETYLLEKSRVTFQLKAERSYHIFYQITSNRKPELIEMLLITTNPYDYPYVSQGEISVASIDDQEELIATDSAIDILGFTNDEKVSIYKLTGAVMHYGNLKFKQKQREEQAEPDGTEVADKAAYLQGLNSADLLKALCYPRVKVGNEFVTKGQTVEQVTNAVGALAKAVYDKMFLWMVARINQQLDTKQPRQYFIGVLDIAGFEIFDFNSLEQLCINFTNEKLQQFFNHHMFVLEQEEYKKEGIEWTFIDFGMDLAACIELIEKPMGIFSILEEECMFPKATDTSFKNKLYEQHLGKSSNFQKPKVVKGKAEAHFSLIHYAGVVDYNITGWLDKNKDPLNETVVGLYQKSSVKTLALLFSGAQTADAEAGGVKKGGKKKGSSFQTVSALFRENLNKLMTNLRSTHPHFVRCIIPNETKTPGAMEHELVLHQLRCNGVLEGIRICRKGFPSRILYADFKQRYKVLNASAIPEGQFIDSKKASEKLLASIDIDHTQYKFGHTKVFFKAGLLGLLEEMRDDKLAQIITRTQARCRGFLARVEYQKMVERRESIFCIQYNIRAFMNVKHWPWMKLFFRIKPLLKSAETEKEMATMKEEFQKTKDELAKSEAKRKELEEKMVSLLKEKNDLQLQVQSEAEGLADAEERCDQLIKTKIQLEAKIKEVTERAEDEEEINAELTAKKRKLEDECSELKKDIDDLELTLAKVEKEKHATENKVKNLTEEMAGLDETIAKLTKEKKALQEAHQQTLDDLQAEEDKVNTLTKAKTKLEQQVDDLEGSLEQEKKLRMDLERAKRKLEGDLKLAQESIMDIENEKQQLDEKLKKKEFEIGNLQSKIEDEQALGIQLQKKIKELQARIEELEEEIEAERASRAKAEKQRSDLSRELEEISERLEEAGGATSAQIEMNKKREAEFQKMRRDLEEATLQHEATAAALRKKHADSVAELGEQIDNLQRVKQKLEKEKSEMKMEIDDLASNVETVSKAKGNLEKMCRTLEDQVSELKSKEEEQQRLINDLTAQRGRLQTEAGEFSRQLDEKEALVSQLSRGKQAFTQQIEELKRQLEEEIKAKNALAHALQSSRHDCDLLREQYEEEQESKAELQRALSKANSEVAQWRTKYETDAIQRTEELEEAKKKLAQRLQAAEEHVEAVNAKCASLEKTKQRLQNEVEDLMLDVERTNAACAALDKKQRNFDKILAEWKQKYEETHAELEASQKEARSLGTELFKMKNAYEESLDQLETLKRENKNLQQEISDLTEQIAEGGKRIHELEKIKKQVEQEKSELQAALEEAEASLEHEEGKILRIQLELNQVKSEIDRKIAEKDEEIDQLKRNHVRVVETMQTMLDAEIRSRNDAIRIKKKMEGDLNEMEIQLNHANRMAAEALRNYRNTQGILKDTQLHLDDALRGQEDLKEQLAMVERRANLLQAEIEELRATLEQTERSRKIAEQELLDASERVQLLHTQNTSLINTKKKLETDISQLQGEMEDILQEARNAEEKAKKAITDAAMMAEELKKEQDTSAHLERMKKNLEQTVKDLQQRLDEAEQLALKGGKKQIQKLEARVRELEGEVESEQKRSAEAIKGLRKHERRVKELTYQTEEDRKNILRLQDLVDKLQAKVKSYKRQAEEAEEQSNTNLSKFRKLQHELEEAEERADIAESQVNKLRVKSREVHTKIISEE, from the exons ATGAGTTCAGACCAAGAAATGGCTATATTTGGGGAGGCTGCTCCCTACCTCCGAAAGTCTGAAAAGGAGCGCATTGAGGCCCAGAATAGGCCCTTTGACGCCAAGACATCTGTCTTTGTGGCGGAGCCCAAGGAATCCTTTGTCAAAGGGACCATCCAGAGCAGAGAAGGGGGGAAAGTGACGGTGAAAACCGATGCAGGGGCG ACTCTGACAGTGAAAGAAGACCAAGTCTTCCCCATGAACCCTCCCAAATATGACAAGATCGAGGACATGGCCATGATGACTCACCTGCATGAGCCTGCTGTGCTGTACAACCTCAAAGAGCGCTACGCAGCCTGGATGATCTAC ACCTACTCGGGCCTCTTCTGTGTCACCGTCAACCCCTACAAGTGGCTGCCGGTGTATAACCCCGAGGTGGTGACGGCCTACCGAGGCAAAAAGCGCCAGGAGGCCCCGCCCCACATCTTCTCCATCTCTGACAACGCCTATCAGTTCATGCTGACTG ACCGAGAGAATCAGTCAATCCTGATCAC TGGAGAATCTGGTGCCGGGAAGACTGTGAACACCAAGCGTGTCATCCAGTACTTTGCAACAATTGCAGttactggggagaagaagaaggaggaaccTGGCAAAATGCAG GGGACTCTGGAAGATCAGATCATCAGTGCCAACCCCCTACTGGAGGCCTTTGGCAACGCCAAGACCGTGAGGAATGACAACTCCTCTCGCTTT GGTAAATTCATTAGAATCCACTTTGGCACTACAGGAAAACTGGCTTCTGCTGATATTGAAACAT ATCTGTTAGAGAAGTCTAGAGTTACTTTCCAGCTTAAGGCTGAAAGGAGCTATCATATTTTCTATCAGATCACATCAAACAGGAAACCAGAACTAATTG AAATGCTTCTGATCACCACCAACCCATATGATTACCCATACGTCAGTCAAGGGGAGATCAGTGTGGCCAGCATTGATGATCAGGAAGAATTGATAGCCACAGAT agtgctattgacattttgggctttACTAATGATGAAAAGGTCTCCATTTACAAGCTCACGGGGGCTGTAATGCATTATGGGAATCTGAAATTCAAGCAAAAGCAGCGTGAGGAGCAGGCAGAGCCAGATGGCACTGAAG ttgCTGACAAGGCAGCCTATCTCCAGGGTCTAAACTCTGCTGACCTGCTCAAAGCCCTCTGCTACCCCAGGGTCAAGGTCGGGAATGAGTTCGTCACCAAAGGCCAGACTGTAGAGCAG GTGACCAATGCGGTGGGTGCCCTGGCTAAAGCTGTCTACGATAAGATGTTCCTGTGGATGGTCGCCCGCATCAACCAGCAGCTGGACACCAAGCAGCCCAGGCAGTACTTCATCGGGGTCTTGGACATCGCTGGCTTTGAGATCTTTGAT ttCAACAGCCTGGAGCAGCTGTGCATCAACTTCACCAACGAGAAACTGCAACAGTTTTTCAACCACCACATGTTCGTGCTGGAGCAGGAGGAGTACAAGAAGGAGGGCATCGAGTGGACGTTCATCGACTTCGGCATGGACCTGGCTGCCTGCATTGAGCTCATCGAGAAG CCGATGGGCATCTTCTCCATCCTGGAAGAGGAGTGCATGTTCCCCAAGGCCACAGACACCTCCTTCAAGAACAAGCTGTATGAACAGCATCTTGGAAAGTCCAGCAATTTCCAGAAGCCCAAGGTTGTCAAGGGCAAAGCTGAGGCCCACTTCTCCCTGATTCACTACGCTGGTGTTGTGGACTACAACATTACTGGCTGGCTTGACAAGAACAAGGACCCCCTGAATGAGACCGTGGTCGGGCTGTACCAGAAGTCTTCAGTGAAAACTCTGGCTTTGCTCTTCTCTGGGGCTCAAACTGCTGATGCAG AGGCAGGTGGTGTCAAGAAAGGTGGTAAGAAGAAGGGTTCTTCTTTCCAGACCGTGTCTGCCCTTTTCAGG GAGAATCTGAACAAGCTGATGACCAACCTGAGGAGTACCCATCCTCATTTTGTGCGGTGTATCATCCCCAATGAAACAAAAACTCCTG gTGCCATGGAGCATGAACTTGTCCTGCACCAGCTGAGGTGCAATGGTGTGCTGGAAGGCATCCGCATCTGCAGGAAGGGATTCCCAAGCAGGATCCTTTACGCAGACTTCAAACAGAG ATACAAGGTATTAAATGCAAGTGCTATCCCTGAAGGACAATTCATCGATAGCAAGAAGGCTTCTGAGAAGCTCCTTGCATCCATCGACATTGACCACACCCAGTACAAATTCGGTCACACCAAG GTCTTCTTCAAAGCTGGTCTCCTGGGGCTCCTAGAGGAGATGCGAGATGACAAGCTGGCCCAGATAATTACCCGAACCCAGGCCAGGTGCAGAGGGTTCTTGGCAAGAGTAGAGTACCAGAAGATGGTGGAGAGAAG GGAGTCCATCTTCTGTATCCAGTACAACATCCGAGCCTTCATGAACGTCAAGCACTGGCCCTGGATGAAACTGTTCTTCAGGATCAAGCCTCTGCTGAAGAGtgcagagactgagaaggagatgGCCACCATGAAGGAGGAGTTTCAGAAAACCAAAGACGAACTCGCCAAGTcagaggcaaaaaggaaagaactggaagaaaagaTGGTCtcactgttgaaagaaaaaaacgaCTTGCAGCTCCAAGTTCAGTCT GAAGCTGAAGGCTTGGCTGATGCAGAGGAAAGATGTGACCAGCTGATTAAAACCAAAATCCAGCTGGAGGCCAAAATCAAGGAGGTGACTGAGAGAGCAGAGGATGAGGAAGAGATCAACGCTGAGCTGACGGCCAAGAAGAGGAAACTGGAGGACGAATGCTCAGAGCTCAAGAAGGACATTGATGACCTTGAGCTGACACTGGCCAAGGTTGAAAAGGAGAAACATGCCACAGAAAATAAG GTGAAAAACCTCACAGAGGAGATGGCAGGCCTGGACGAAACCATCGCTAAGCTGACCAAGGAGAAGAAGGCCCTCCAAGAGGCCCACCAGCAGACCCTGGATGACCTGCAGGCAGAAGAGGACAAAGTCAACACCCTGACCAAAGCTAAAACCAAGCTAGAGCAGCAAGTGGATGAT CTTGAAGGGTCTTTGGAGCAAGAAAAGAAACTTCGCATGGACCTAGAAAGGGCTAAGAGGAAACTTGAAGGTGACCTCAAGTTGGCCCAAGAGTCCATAATGGacattgaaaatgaaaaacaacaactTGATGAAAAGCTCAAAAA gaaagagtTTGAAATTGGCAATCTGCAAAGCAAGATTGAAGATGAGCAAGCACTTGGCATTCAACTGCAGAAGAAGATAAAAGAGTTGCAA GCCCGCAtcgaggagctggaggaggaaatCGAGGCAGAGCGCGCCTCCCGGGCCAAAGCAGAGAAGCAGCGCTCCGACCTCTCCCGGGAACTGGAGGAGATCAGCGAGAGGCTCGAAGAAGCCGGTGGGGCGACTTCAGCCCAGATTGAGATGAACAAGAAGCGGGAGGCTGAGTTCCAGAAAATGCGCAGGGACCTGGAGGAGGCCACCCTGCAGCATGAAGCCACGGCGGCCGCTCTGCGGAAGAAGCACGCGGACAGTGTGGCCGAGCTAGGGGAGCAGATAGACAACCTGCAGAGGGTCAAGCAGAaactggagaaggagaagagcGAAATGAAGATGGAAATCGACGACCTCGCTAGTAATGTAGAAACAGTCTCTAAAGCCAAG GGAAACCTGGAGAAAATGTGCCGCACACTGGAGGACCAAGTGAGTGAGCTGAAATCGAAGGAAGAGGAGCAGCAGCGACTGATCAACGACCTGACAGCCCAGAGGGGACGCTTGCAGACGGAAGCTG GTGAATTTTCACGTCAACTAGATGAAAAAGAAGCACTGGTGTCTCAGTTATCAAGGGGCAAACAAGCATTTACTCAGCAGATTGAGGAATTAAAGAGACAACTTGAAGAGGAGATAAAG GCCAAGAACGCCCTGGCCCACGCCCTGCAGTCCTCCCGCCACGACTGTGACCTCCTGCGGGAACAGTACGAGGAGGAGCAGGAATCCAAGGCCGAGCTGCAGAGGGCGCTGTCCAAGGCCAACAGCGAGGTTGCCCAGTGGAGGACCAAGTACGAGACGGACGCCATCCAGCGCacggaggagctggaggaggccaa GAAGAAGCTGGCCCAGCGGCTGCAGGCTGCTGAGGAACACGTAGAAGCCGTCAATGCCAAATGTGCGTCCCTTGAGAAGACCAAGCAGCGGTTACAGAATGAGGTCGAGGACCTCATGCTGGATGTTGAGAGAACCAACGCTGCCTGTGCAGCCCTGGACAAAAAGCAAAGGAACTTCGATAAG ATCCTGGCAGAATGGAAACAGAAGTATGAGGAAACTCATGCTGAGCTTGAGGCCTCCCAGAAGGAGGCCCGTTCTCTTGGCACCGAGCTGTTCAAGATGAAGAATGCCTATGAGGAATCCTTGGACCAGCTAGAAACTTTGAAACGAGAGAACAAAAACTTACAGC AGGAGATTTCTGACCTCACGGAGCAGATTGCAGAAGGAGGGAAACGTATCCATgaactggagaaaataaagaaacaagtgGAACAAGAAAAGTCTGAACTGCAGGCTGCTTTAGAGGAAGCAGAG GCATCTCTTGAACATGAAGAGGGAAAGATCCTGCGCATCCAGCTGGAGTTGAACCAAGTCAAGTCTGAAATTGATAGGAAAATTGCTGAAAAGGATGAGGAAATTGACCAGCTGAAGAGAAACCATGTCAGAGTTGTGGAGACGATGCAGACCATGCTGGATGCTGAGATCAGGAGCAGGAATGATGCCATCAGGATCAAGAAGAAGATGGAGGGAGACCTCAATGAAATGGAAATCCAGCTGAACCACGCCAACCGCATGGCTGCAGAGGCCCTGAGGAACTACAGGAACACTCAAGGCATCCTCAAG GACACCCAGCTGCACCTGGATGACGCTCTCCGGGGCCAGGAGGACCTGAAGGAGCAGCTGGCCATGGTGGAGCGCAGAGCCAACCTGCTGCAGGCCGAGATCGAGGAGCTGCGGGCCACTCTGGAGCAGACCGAGAGGAGCAGGAAAATCGCAGAACAGGAGCTCCTGGATGCCAGTGAGCGCGTCCAGCTCCTGCACACCCAG aacaCCAGCCTGATCAACACCAAGAAGAAGCTGGAGACAGACATTTCCCAACTGCAGGGAGAGATGGAGGACATTCTCCAGGAAGCTCGCAATGCAGAAGAGAAGGCCAAGAAGGCCATCACTGAT GCAGCCATGATGGCTGAGGAGCTGAAGAAGGAGCAGGACACCAGCGCCCACCTGGAGCGGATGAAGAAGAATCTGGAGCAGACGGTGAAGGACCTGCAGCAGCGTCTGGATGAGGCCGAGCAGCTGGCCCTGAAGGGTGGGAAGAAGCAGATCCAGAAACTGGAGGCCAGG GTGCGTGAGCTGGAAGGGGAGGTTGAGAGTGAGCAAAAGCGTAGTGCTGAAGCTATCAAAGGTCTGCGCAAACATGAGAGGAGAGTGAAGGAACTCACCTACCAG ACAGAAGAAGATCGAAAAAATATTCTCAGGCTTCAGGATTTGGTCGATAAACTTCAGGCAAAAGTGAAATCCTACAAGCGACAAGCTGAGGAGGCT GAGGAACAATCCAATACAAATCTATCTAAATTCCGCAAGCTCCAGCATGAGCTGGAGGAGGCCGAGGAACGGGCTGACATTGCTGAGTCCCAGGTCAACAAGCTGCGGGTGAAGAGCCGGGAGGTTCATACAAAAATCATAAGTGAAGAGTGA